From Pseudanabaena sp. PCC 6802, one genomic window encodes:
- the urtD gene encoding urea ABC transporter ATP-binding protein UrtD, with product MKAKILEIENLTVSFDGFKALNDLNFSMDEGELRVVIGPNGAGKTTFLDIITGKVKPTQGKVLFKGRNLRSLSEDRIAAQGIGRKFQTPRVYLNLTPRENLELSYNRRKDVFGTLFKHKSATEKRQVSDLLDKIGLSRKANMQSALLSHGEKQWLEIGMTIAQAPELLLVDEPVAGLTDAETEATGELLLSLAEKHSIIVIEHDMEFVRQLDRKVTVLHEGSVLCEGSIAEVQNDPRVIEVYLGKQT from the coding sequence ATGAAAGCAAAGATTCTAGAAATTGAAAACCTCACTGTCAGCTTTGACGGTTTCAAAGCTCTCAACGATCTAAACTTTAGTATGGATGAGGGCGAATTGCGCGTAGTGATCGGCCCCAATGGTGCTGGTAAGACCACTTTTTTGGATATCATCACCGGTAAGGTAAAACCCACGCAAGGTAAGGTTTTATTTAAGGGCAGAAACCTGCGATCGCTCTCCGAGGATCGGATTGCCGCTCAAGGGATTGGCAGGAAATTCCAAACACCCAGAGTTTATCTCAATCTCACGCCTAGGGAAAATCTAGAATTGTCCTACAACCGTCGCAAGGATGTGTTTGGCACGCTATTTAAGCACAAATCGGCGACAGAGAAACGCCAGGTTAGCGATTTACTAGACAAAATCGGACTTAGTCGTAAAGCCAACATGCAATCGGCTTTGCTCTCACACGGGGAGAAACAATGGCTAGAAATCGGCATGACGATCGCTCAAGCTCCCGAACTGCTTCTGGTTGACGAACCCGTTGCTGGCTTAACCGATGCTGAAACAGAAGCTACGGGCGAACTCTTGCTCTCCTTAGCTGAAAAGCACTCCATTATCGTCATCGAACACGATATGGAATTTGTGCGGCAGCTCGACCGCAAGGTAACTGTATTGCATGAGGGTTCTGTTCTCTGCGAAGGCAGCATTGCCGAAGTTCAGAACGATCCCCGCGTAATTGAAGTATATCTGGGCAAGCAGACATAA
- the urtC gene encoding urea ABC transporter permease subunit UrtC has protein sequence MTSEVAPKPTASNWQKRKLLLEVAIVVAIALVLILVMPRLLNNFWLELLGKFLAYAIVALGIDLIWGYTGLLSLGHGIFFGLGGYALAMHIKLQIPPDATSQLPDFMSLYGSVTELPWFWSPFRSFAFAAAATVILPALVGGLLGYTIFRNRIRGVYFSILTQAATIIFVYFLNGQLLFFNGTNGLTDFKTILGATASAPSTKYVFYCLTIAFLALAYALCRWLTSGTFGRLLVAIRDDESRVRFSGYNPTGYKVLVFAVSAALAGLGGALYTGLNGSVSPRAMGILISIEMVIWVAVGGRATLVGAVLGTVMVNSAKNLLSEKFPDIWLFFLGGLFLLVVMGLPNGVVGWLRTEGIERFRILLGKRRISTTYPSLEDNLEEVSSLEVSDPSSYESKDSRN, from the coding sequence ATGACTTCTGAAGTTGCACCAAAGCCCACAGCTTCCAATTGGCAAAAACGTAAGCTGCTGCTCGAAGTAGCGATTGTTGTAGCGATCGCCCTGGTTCTGATCCTCGTGATGCCCAGACTGCTAAATAACTTCTGGCTGGAACTGCTAGGCAAATTTCTCGCCTATGCGATCGTGGCTCTGGGTATAGATTTGATCTGGGGCTATACGGGCTTGCTCAGTCTGGGACATGGCATATTTTTTGGTTTGGGTGGTTATGCCCTCGCCATGCACATTAAACTCCAGATCCCTCCCGATGCCACCAGCCAGTTACCGGATTTTATGAGCCTGTATGGTAGCGTCACGGAACTACCCTGGTTTTGGAGTCCCTTTCGCTCGTTTGCATTTGCCGCTGCCGCAACTGTAATTCTGCCTGCGTTAGTGGGCGGACTGCTGGGCTATACGATCTTCCGCAATCGCATCCGAGGCGTTTACTTTTCCATCTTGACTCAAGCCGCAACGATCATCTTTGTTTATTTCCTGAACGGTCAGTTGCTTTTCTTTAACGGCACCAATGGTTTGACAGATTTTAAAACTATCCTGGGAGCAACCGCCAGCGCGCCCAGTACCAAATATGTCTTCTACTGCCTGACGATCGCCTTCCTCGCGCTTGCCTATGCCCTGTGTCGCTGGCTCACCAGTGGCACTTTCGGTCGCCTGCTAGTAGCGATTCGCGATGATGAGAGTCGAGTGAGATTTTCTGGTTACAATCCTACGGGCTATAAGGTTCTGGTATTTGCAGTTTCTGCCGCTCTCGCTGGCTTAGGTGGGGCGCTATACACGGGACTTAACGGTTCCGTCTCGCCGCGTGCAATGGGAATTCTCATTTCGATTGAAATGGTAATTTGGGTAGCTGTAGGCGGTCGTGCCACTCTAGTCGGTGCCGTACTGGGCACTGTCATGGTTAATTCGGCCAAGAACCTACTGTCAGAGAAGTTCCCCGATATCTGGTTGTTCTTCCTTGGTGGACTTTTCTTGCTGGTGGTGATGGGATTGCCGAATGGCGTTGTCGGTTGGCTGAGAACTGAGGGTATCGAGCGATTCAGAATTTTACTGGGCAAGCGCAGAATCTCCACTACCTATCCCAGTTTAGAAGACAACTTAGAGGAAGTTTCCAGTTTAGAAGTAAGCGATCCAAGCAGTTATGAAAGCAAAGATTCTAGAAATTGA
- the urtB gene encoding urea ABC transporter permease subunit UrtB yields MLVKVLETLFNGISIGSVLLIAALGLAIAFGLMGVINMAHGELIMLGAYTTYVVQIAAKPFENSYIIDIFQTIRISFYDLYIILAIPLAFLVTALVGLVLEKGVIRHLYGRPLETLLATWGVSLILQQFIRSVNLVLAISLAIFCLLFFGATWILQRLDRITAWTKPGLLALSTGIAVATGWFLAQTYKLAVTKPWFGAQGVAVTAPKWLRGGVELGFQLPYTRLFIIGLTALCVLGIYLFLQRSSWGLRMRAVTQNRNMSACLGIPTKTVDALTFALGSGLAGIAGVAVSLIGSVSPNTGQDYIVETFMVVVVGGVGKLVGSIVGAMAIGIASYIIGSGILIPLFSFAPPLVEFFKVFADANMAKVMVFILIVIFLQVKPTGLFPEKGRTVDA; encoded by the coding sequence ATCTTGGTTAAGGTATTAGAGACTTTATTTAATGGGATTAGTATTGGTTCGGTTTTGTTAATCGCGGCATTGGGATTGGCGATCGCCTTTGGACTGATGGGAGTAATCAACATGGCACATGGCGAACTGATCATGCTGGGTGCATACACTACCTATGTCGTTCAAATTGCAGCTAAGCCTTTCGAGAACAGTTACATTATCGATATTTTTCAGACAATACGGATCTCCTTCTACGACCTCTACATCATTCTGGCAATACCGCTGGCTTTCCTGGTAACGGCTCTGGTGGGTCTGGTCTTGGAAAAAGGCGTAATTCGGCATCTCTACGGACGACCGTTAGAAACCCTTCTGGCAACCTGGGGTGTGAGTTTAATCTTGCAGCAGTTTATCCGCAGCGTGAATTTGGTCTTGGCAATCTCGCTGGCTATCTTTTGCTTGCTGTTTTTTGGGGCAACGTGGATCTTGCAGCGCTTAGATCGCATCACGGCGTGGACAAAACCTGGGCTGCTGGCTCTATCTACCGGAATTGCCGTCGCTACGGGCTGGTTTCTGGCTCAGACCTATAAGTTAGCCGTGACCAAGCCCTGGTTTGGCGCGCAGGGTGTAGCAGTTACGGCACCGAAATGGTTGCGGGGCGGTGTAGAACTAGGATTTCAGTTACCTTACACTCGACTATTTATCATTGGGTTAACCGCGTTATGCGTTTTAGGAATTTACCTGTTTTTGCAGCGATCGTCCTGGGGATTGCGCATGCGGGCAGTAACCCAAAATCGTAATATGAGCGCCTGCTTGGGGATTCCCACCAAAACAGTAGATGCCCTTACCTTTGCCCTAGGCTCCGGTCTGGCCGGTATTGCAGGTGTGGCAGTAAGCCTAATTGGTTCTGTCAGTCCTAATACTGGTCAGGACTATATTGTGGAAACTTTTATGGTGGTTGTGGTTGGTGGGGTTGGTAAGTTGGTGGGTAGCATTGTCGGCGCTATGGCAATCGGGATCGCTTCTTACATAATTGGTTCGGGTATTCTGATACCGTTATTCTCATTCGCACCACCTCTAGTTGAGTTCTTTAAGGTTTTTGCCGATGCCAACATGGCAAAAGTAATGGTATTTATCCTGATCGTTATCTTCTTGCAAGTTAAACCCACGGGTTTATTTCCTGAAAAGGGTCGTACGGTCGATGCCTAA
- the urtA gene encoding urea ABC transporter substrate-binding protein: protein MAMQFNRRRFLVYGSAALGTSMLIKSCGSSEQPTATTSPAATSPAATTTTAATPATTTSGNTIKVGILHSLSGTMSISEKSVVDAEQLAIKEINAKGGVLGKQIEAIVEDGASNWDTFKEKATKLIEQDKVATVFGCWTSASRKNVLPVFESKNHMLWYPVQYEGQECSKNIFYTGAAPNQQIEPSVDWLLEKKGKEFFLVGSNYVFPRTANNIIKAQLAAKGGKVVGEDYLELGSTEVTPIITKIKTALPNGGVIYNTLNGDSNVAFFKQLQGAGLKPDKYPVMSVSIAEEEVKAIGVEFLKGHYAAWNYFQSVDTPANKKFVEAFQKEYGKDRPTNDPMEAAYIMVYIWKQAVEKAGTADDLEKVREAAYGQTFDAPEGKVTMNNNHHLSKFVRIGEIAEDGQFKIVYETPKVVDPLPWNQFVAETKGYGCNWADKSKGGKYKI, encoded by the coding sequence ATGGCTATGCAATTTAATAGGCGTAGGTTTTTAGTTTACGGATCGGCTGCACTAGGAACTAGCATGCTGATCAAGTCCTGTGGTTCGAGCGAACAACCAACAGCTACTACTTCTCCTGCTGCTACTTCTCCTGCTGCCACTACCACAACTGCCGCTACTCCAGCAACTACCACATCAGGCAATACAATTAAGGTTGGTATTTTGCATTCCTTAAGCGGCACTATGTCAATTAGCGAGAAGAGCGTAGTTGATGCCGAGCAGTTAGCCATCAAGGAAATTAATGCCAAAGGTGGTGTCCTGGGCAAGCAGATCGAGGCCATTGTAGAAGATGGAGCCTCTAACTGGGATACCTTCAAAGAAAAGGCAACCAAGCTAATCGAACAGGATAAAGTGGCAACCGTATTTGGTTGCTGGACATCGGCAAGCCGCAAGAACGTCCTGCCTGTATTCGAGTCCAAGAACCACATGCTGTGGTACCCCGTGCAGTATGAAGGACAAGAATGTTCCAAGAATATTTTCTACACTGGTGCAGCACCAAACCAGCAAATCGAGCCATCGGTTGATTGGCTGCTAGAGAAAAAAGGCAAGGAATTTTTCCTCGTTGGCTCCAACTATGTCTTTCCTCGAACTGCTAATAACATCATCAAGGCTCAGCTAGCCGCCAAAGGTGGCAAGGTAGTTGGCGAAGACTATCTGGAATTGGGTAGTACGGAAGTAACGCCGATTATTACTAAAATCAAAACCGCCTTGCCCAACGGCGGAGTCATTTACAACACGCTGAACGGCGACAGTAATGTTGCTTTCTTTAAGCAATTGCAGGGGGCAGGGTTGAAGCCGGATAAGTACCCAGTCATGTCGGTCAGCATTGCCGAGGAAGAAGTCAAAGCGATCGGCGTGGAATTTTTGAAAGGGCACTATGCTGCTTGGAACTACTTCCAGTCAGTAGATACGCCTGCGAACAAGAAATTTGTCGAAGCATTCCAAAAGGAATATGGTAAAGATCGCCCGACCAACGACCCGATGGAAGCTGCCTACATCATGGTCTATATCTGGAAGCAGGCTGTAGAAAAGGCTGGTACCGCCGACGATCTCGAAAAAGTAAGAGAAGCTGCCTACGGTCAAACCTTTGATGCCCCTGAAGGCAAGGTAACTATGAACAACAACCATCACCTTTCCAAGTTCGTGCGGATTGGTGAAATTGCCGAAGACGGTCAGTTTAAGATCGTGTATGAAACTCCGAAAGTGGTCGATCCGCTACCTTGGAATCAGTTCGTGGCGGAAACGAAAGGCTATGGCTGTAACTGGGCTGATAAATCTAAGGGCGGGAAGTATAAAATTTAA
- the psb29 gene encoding photosystem II biogenesis protein Psp29, with amino-acid sequence MNTVRTVSDTKRDFHKAFPKPVNSVYRRVIDELLVEVHLLVVNQNFAYDPIFALGLTTAFDKFTAGYQPEADSQAIFTAMCQALLLDRDRLRQDAERLNELVMRSPGEVKNLLTTLESVVNLDPLTGQIRAIAANQKFKYSRLFAIGLYALLETAEPEAIAKNDRRQEILKQVGTTLNLGEDRLTKDIDLYCSTLEKVEQSRQMMADLVEAERKKREKLTAKTDPQSSENQDNSSTSENQESPLA; translated from the coding sequence GTGAATACTGTTCGTACTGTCTCTGATACCAAGCGCGATTTTCACAAGGCATTTCCCAAGCCGGTTAATTCCGTATATCGCCGCGTCATTGACGAGCTGTTAGTTGAGGTGCATTTGCTCGTCGTGAATCAAAACTTTGCGTATGACCCCATCTTTGCGCTTGGCTTAACGACAGCATTCGATAAATTTACGGCTGGCTATCAACCTGAAGCAGACAGTCAGGCTATTTTCACTGCCATGTGCCAAGCACTGCTGCTCGATCGCGATCGCCTGCGCCAGGACGCAGAGCGTTTGAACGAGTTAGTAATGAGATCTCCAGGTGAGGTAAAAAATCTGCTTACTACTTTAGAGTCAGTAGTTAACCTCGATCCGCTCACGGGACAGATACGAGCGATCGCCGCGAATCAAAAATTTAAGTACAGCCGCCTGTTTGCCATTGGTTTATATGCATTGCTGGAAACTGCCGAACCAGAAGCGATCGCCAAAAACGATCGGCGACAGGAGATTTTAAAGCAAGTGGGCACAACCTTGAATCTTGGCGAAGACAGACTAACCAAAGATATCGATCTATATTGCTCTACTCTGGAAAAAGTAGAGCAATCGCGCCAAATGATGGCCGATCTAGTGGAAGCAGAACGCAAGAAACGAGAGAAGCTAACTGCGAAAACAGATCCTCAAAGCTCTGAGAACCAGGACAATTCATCAACATCTGAGAACCAGGAAAGCCCGCTAGCCTAG
- a CDS encoding class I SAM-dependent methyltransferase — MSDRQSDLQAVTTAVANLYDTYPFPPDPIIDEAPPGYNWRWSWPAAYGFCTGGLLPQNTSPRILDAGCGSGVSTEYLAHLNPTANIVAVDISPGTLAVARERINRSAPGGDRTIEFHHLSIYDLAQIEGEFDAINCVGVLHHMSDPKKGIEALASKLAPGGILHIFVYAAIGRWEIRLMQEAIAILQAQQQTSDVKRGVQLGRDLFAALPPSNRLVQREKTRWQLENTRDECFADMYVHPHEIDYTIDSLFDLIGVSGLEFVGFSNPQTWQLDRLLGNNPELLAQAQALPERPKYRLIELLDTDIAHYEFFLSRPPLPKADWSVDRHILDVIPQRHPCLSGWESKCLFDPDYQIAHLSDLDFQFMQACDRGVTVSEILASYPEMSVDLVRSLLQRRLILLPAA, encoded by the coding sequence ATGTCCGATCGCCAATCAGATCTTCAAGCCGTTACTACTGCCGTTGCTAATCTCTACGATACCTATCCTTTCCCGCCCGATCCAATTATAGATGAGGCTCCGCCAGGATATAACTGGCGCTGGAGTTGGCCGGCGGCCTATGGATTTTGTACGGGTGGTTTGTTACCCCAAAACACCTCACCGCGCATTCTCGATGCAGGTTGTGGCAGTGGTGTCAGTACGGAGTATTTAGCGCACCTGAATCCTACCGCAAATATAGTGGCGGTGGATATTAGTCCTGGGACGTTAGCAGTAGCGCGGGAAAGAATCAACCGTAGCGCCCCAGGGGGCGATCGCACGATCGAATTCCATCACTTAAGCATTTACGACCTGGCGCAAATTGAAGGCGAGTTTGATGCGATTAACTGCGTGGGCGTACTGCACCATATGTCCGACCCCAAGAAAGGTATCGAAGCTTTAGCCAGCAAACTAGCTCCAGGTGGGATTTTACATATTTTTGTCTATGCTGCCATCGGTCGCTGGGAAATCAGATTGATGCAAGAGGCGATCGCCATCCTGCAAGCACAACAGCAAACATCAGATGTCAAGCGCGGCGTGCAATTAGGGCGCGATCTATTTGCTGCCTTACCGCCATCGAATCGATTGGTACAGCGGGAAAAGACCCGCTGGCAGTTAGAGAATACTCGCGATGAATGCTTTGCTGACATGTACGTGCATCCCCATGAAATCGACTACACGATTGACTCGTTGTTCGATCTGATCGGCGTGTCTGGACTGGAGTTTGTGGGGTTCTCCAATCCACAAACATGGCAGCTCGATCGACTGTTGGGCAATAACCCCGAATTACTAGCGCAAGCGCAAGCTTTACCCGAACGACCAAAATATCGCCTCATCGAACTGCTAGATACCGATATCGCTCACTACGAATTTTTCCTCTCTCGTCCGCCTTTGCCTAAGGCAGATTGGAGCGTAGATAGGCACATCTTAGATGTTATCCCGCAGAGACATCCCTGTTTGAGTGGATGGGAGAGTAAATGTTTGTTCGATCCGGATTATCAAATAGCTCACCTATCCGATTTGGATTTCCAATTTATGCAAGCCTGCGATCGCGGGGTTACAGTATCGGAAATTTTGGCAAGTTACCCAGAGATGAGTGTAGATTTAGTGCGATCGCTCTTACAGCGTCGATTAATCTTGCTCCCCGCAGCCTGA
- a CDS encoding flavin prenyltransferase UbiX encodes MVSKVNSDRHPAKSQPIALGISGASGTIYAVRSLKFLLANGYHVELVASKAAIMVWQSEHEMAMPVNPKQQEQFWRDRCEENGGALNCHAWSDVGANLASGSFRTMGMVVIPCSMATVAKIAQGLSSDLLERAADVHIKEGRKLVVVPRETPFSLIHLRNLTALAEAGVRIVPAIPAWYHQPRTIEDLVDFVIARVFDQLDIDSDLIQRWQGRSKP; translated from the coding sequence ATGGTTAGTAAAGTAAATAGCGATCGCCACCCTGCTAAAAGTCAACCGATCGCTCTTGGCATCTCGGGAGCATCGGGCACGATCTATGCGGTGCGATCTCTAAAATTCCTGCTGGCGAATGGCTATCATGTCGAACTGGTAGCTTCAAAAGCGGCCATTATGGTGTGGCAGTCAGAGCACGAAATGGCAATGCCTGTCAATCCCAAGCAACAGGAGCAATTCTGGCGCGATCGCTGTGAGGAAAATGGTGGAGCGCTCAACTGCCATGCCTGGTCTGATGTGGGAGCCAATCTTGCTAGCGGTTCGTTTCGCACGATGGGGATGGTGGTAATTCCCTGTAGTATGGCGACAGTTGCTAAAATTGCGCAGGGCTTGAGTTCCGATTTACTCGAACGCGCTGCCGACGTGCATATTAAAGAAGGGCGTAAACTAGTGGTCGTACCTAGAGAAACACCTTTCAGCCTCATACACCTCCGCAATCTGACCGCGCTGGCTGAGGCCGGAGTCAGGATCGTCCCTGCTATACCCGCCTGGTACCATCAACCCCGTACGATTGAAGATCTGGTAGATTTTGTGATTGCCCGCGTATTCGATCAACTGGACATTGACTCCGATCTGATTCAACGCTGGCAGGGGAGAAGTAAACCATGA
- a CDS encoding DUF1049 domain-containing protein — protein MNDNLDNSDRPPIAQLIGLTAAIACAAAILLQNLQPLVTVYFLGQSTISIPLSFAMLAAFLSGALAAAIANAIANALGRRNSATTATSAANTASSTNDSGVKDNPGQTAKRSLQDEDEDLYTTYPRSGSKTTIQDDDDDDDDDDDDDDDDDNRDEIYVKYIRR, from the coding sequence ATGAACGATAATTTGGACAATTCCGATCGGCCACCGATCGCTCAGCTAATTGGATTGACGGCGGCGATCGCCTGTGCGGCGGCGATATTGCTGCAAAACCTGCAACCACTGGTAACAGTTTATTTCCTGGGGCAATCTACGATTTCTATACCGCTTAGTTTTGCCATGTTGGCGGCATTTCTTAGTGGGGCATTAGCTGCTGCGATCGCTAATGCCATTGCTAACGCGCTCGGTCGCCGCAATTCTGCAACCACTGCCACTAGCGCGGCTAATACCGCTAGCAGTACTAACGATAGTGGCGTAAAAGATAATCCCGGCCAAACAGCTAAGCGATCGCTGCAAGACGAAGACGAAGATCTCTATACCACTTATCCGCGATCGGGCAGCAAAACCACCATTCAAGATGACGACGATGACGATGACGACGATGACGATGACGACGATGACGACGACAATCGCGACGAAATCTACGTTAAGTACATCCGCAGGTAA
- a CDS encoding c-type cytochrome translates to MNNEGLNTASTPQQLLLQLVWAAIIAIALCCFVALAIYLRPQPDDYTKSVLSLSGDPVKGRSIFVMNCVDCHGQWAAGKVGPSLERVSDRLSKIRLIHQVVSGETPPMPQFQPKPQEMADLLSYLEKL, encoded by the coding sequence GTGAATAATGAAGGACTAAATACGGCTTCAACTCCACAGCAACTATTGCTGCAATTGGTCTGGGCGGCAATTATTGCGATAGCTTTGTGCTGCTTTGTCGCCCTTGCTATTTACCTCAGACCTCAACCGGACGACTACACGAAATCGGTCTTGTCTTTATCTGGCGATCCGGTGAAGGGCAGGTCTATATTTGTAATGAACTGCGTTGATTGTCACGGTCAATGGGCGGCAGGCAAAGTCGGACCAAGTTTGGAAAGGGTCTCCGATCGCCTGTCCAAAATCCGACTGATTCATCAGGTGGTCAGTGGCGAAACTCCGCCCATGCCGCAATTTCAGCCAAAACCGCAGGAAATGGCAGATTTATTGAGCTATCTAGAGAAGCTTTGA
- the hemE gene encoding uroporphyrinogen decarboxylase gives MGGNDRLIRAARGEELDRPPVWMMRQAGRYMQAYRELRQKYPTFRERSEIPELAVEISLQPFRAFHPDGVIMFSDILTPLPGMGIDFEIVESRGPAIDPPIRTKAQIDALRELDPETSLPFIRKILTTLKHEIGDRATLLGFVGAPWTLAAYAIEGKSSKDYTIIKAMAYSEPEMLHSFLAKLAKSIATYVRFQIDCGAQVVQLFDSWAGQLSPSDYETFALPYEKMVVDEVKATHPDTPLILYINSSAGILERMPKSGVDIVSLDWTVDMAEARAKLGNIAVQGNLDPCVLFGPQPYIRDRILEVIQKAGKTGHIMNLGHGILSTTPEENAKFFFDTVKGFSF, from the coding sequence ATGGGAGGTAATGACCGCCTAATTAGAGCTGCCAGAGGTGAGGAGCTAGATCGCCCACCCGTATGGATGATGCGACAAGCGGGTCGCTATATGCAGGCATATCGCGAGCTGAGGCAGAAGTACCCTACGTTTCGCGAGCGATCGGAGATTCCCGAGCTAGCGGTAGAAATTTCTCTGCAACCATTTCGTGCTTTTCATCCTGATGGTGTCATCATGTTTTCAGATATCCTGACACCATTGCCAGGAATGGGGATTGACTTTGAAATCGTTGAAAGCCGTGGCCCCGCGATCGATCCCCCCATTCGCACTAAAGCCCAGATCGATGCCTTGCGAGAGCTTGACCCAGAAACATCCTTACCATTTATTCGCAAGATCTTGACCACCTTAAAGCATGAGATTGGCGATCGGGCGACTTTATTGGGGTTTGTGGGAGCGCCTTGGACTTTAGCTGCCTATGCTATTGAAGGTAAAAGCTCAAAGGATTACACGATCATTAAGGCGATGGCATACTCCGAGCCAGAGATGTTGCATAGCTTTTTAGCCAAACTGGCGAAATCGATCGCCACCTACGTGCGCTTTCAAATCGATTGTGGCGCTCAGGTCGTGCAATTATTTGACTCTTGGGCAGGGCAACTCAGCCCTAGCGACTACGAAACATTTGCACTACCCTACGAGAAAATGGTGGTAGATGAGGTCAAAGCAACCCATCCGGACACGCCGCTGATCCTTTATATCAACAGCAGTGCGGGTATTTTAGAACGGATGCCCAAGTCAGGCGTAGACATTGTCAGCCTTGACTGGACGGTGGATATGGCAGAAGCCAGAGCCAAGCTGGGCAATATTGCCGTACAGGGTAACCTCGATCCGTGCGTGCTGTTTGGCCCGCAGCCATATATTCGCGATCGCATTTTGGAAGTTATTCAAAAGGCAGGCAAGACCGGACACATTATGAACTTGGGGCATGGCATCTTATCCACTACCCCTGAGGAGAATGCCAAATTTTTCTTTGACACCGTCAAAGGTTTTAGTTTCTAG